From Marivirga harenae, one genomic window encodes:
- a CDS encoding ATP-binding protein — MLFANIPGLTDLKDQLIKGVKTGKIAHAQLFWGNPGTANLPMALAYATYLNCENPNEDDACGECNSCHKNAKFIHPDFQFSFPTAANDNIKGDDSKLSNNFMKYWRSFLLKDPFASVSNWIDHIGTGNRQLNLAKDESKNIIRNLSLKAFEGKYKIMLIWLPEYLHPSAANALLKIIEEPSDKTVFLLVSNNREKLIGTIISRTQAVHVPNYSDEEVKSILVSKYEVAENQAKQLAHIAQGDLHKAVELIDDVSDDAQQEFEQWMRECWANDYTKLVRRSEDFHKWGKMNQQQWLVHAENILRESLVALMQSTELMRVPDEHEQFVMKFSKTLSLEKIAQMNDILNKATYYLERNASAKMTLLNVSLQLSAILRMK; from the coding sequence ATGCTATTTGCCAATATACCGGGACTTACAGATTTAAAAGATCAGCTGATAAAGGGTGTTAAAACCGGTAAAATTGCCCATGCACAATTATTTTGGGGAAATCCAGGTACTGCCAACTTACCAATGGCTTTGGCTTATGCAACCTATTTAAATTGCGAAAATCCTAATGAAGATGATGCTTGTGGAGAGTGCAATTCCTGCCATAAAAATGCGAAATTCATTCATCCCGATTTTCAGTTCTCATTTCCAACTGCAGCTAACGACAATATTAAAGGCGATGACTCTAAACTGAGTAATAACTTTATGAAGTATTGGAGATCTTTTCTCCTGAAAGATCCTTTTGCGTCAGTATCAAATTGGATTGATCATATTGGTACAGGAAATAGGCAGTTGAATTTAGCAAAAGACGAAAGCAAAAACATTATCCGAAATTTATCTTTGAAAGCATTTGAAGGAAAATACAAGATTATGCTGATCTGGTTACCAGAATATTTACACCCTTCTGCTGCCAATGCACTTTTGAAAATTATTGAGGAACCTTCTGATAAGACTGTATTTTTATTAGTGTCCAATAATAGAGAAAAACTAATCGGTACAATCATTTCAAGAACTCAAGCCGTGCATGTACCGAATTATTCTGATGAAGAAGTAAAGAGTATTCTGGTCTCCAAATATGAGGTCGCTGAAAATCAAGCAAAGCAACTAGCTCATATTGCCCAGGGTGATTTGCATAAAGCTGTAGAATTGATAGATGACGTTTCAGATGATGCACAACAAGAATTTGAACAATGGATGCGTGAATGTTGGGCTAACGATTACACTAAACTAGTGAGGCGATCAGAAGACTTTCATAAGTGGGGTAAAATGAATCAACAACAATGGCTTGTTCATGCAGAAAATATTTTGAGGGAATCACTAGTAGCACTAATGCAAAGTACTGAATTGATGAGAGTTCCTGACGAACACGAGCAATTTGTTATGAAATTCAGCAAAACCTTAAGCTTAGAAAAAATTGCTCAGATGAATGACATCCTTAATAAGGCCACATACTATTTGGAAAGAAATGCCAGTGCAAAAATGACATTACTAAATGTTTCTCTTCAGCTTTCTGCTATTCTGAGAATGAAATAG